A stretch of the Balearica regulorum gibbericeps isolate bBalReg1 chromosome 15, bBalReg1.pri, whole genome shotgun sequence genome encodes the following:
- the ERI2 gene encoding ERI1 exoribonuclease 2 isoform X2, protein MATKRLARQLGLARSSGRGRSSGRAAAGQRFAYLIVVDFEATCWRDARRRGPEIIEFPAVLLNTSTGEIESEFHTYVQPQEHPLLSEFCRELTGITQNQVDEGVPLNICLSQFLKWIQKIQKEKKIIFSSDIPSLAASEAKLCTFVTWTDWDLGVCLQYECKRKQLRKPDILNSWIDLKATYRAFYNRKPKGLSGALQDLGIAFAGREHSGLDDSRNTARLAWRLICDGCVLKVTKSLDKAHPKNNLISRTPTINFIDKTPLGSNSRPETSRDGTCETNSLAEESQNVIAGIKINSNVQTEEQQTTCVDSSADIRLVPRSSSRTKLCAQAQSSSTASPDGFPLPLAQAQQSPSTVSAGIRQVLGKGHPPSIARCGPPACGSGLVLVSTTISSVNISSEDISTTSDCLSLLTDWEDVALIPESQYQQNSACVKDDSNTDILTEFEEKPISKQLAVMSSDNHSMGRTVIPVEPVKSIVYKSPDTTVYNVGTVQRQTSNFSAFKSPSAKVNAISAQPALTGNYSTPLEIPKRKPTSPKMFPPAKKQSFAIYEEKTASFDHSLPVRSSSLPKVSPAILNSTLDLNQSVRAVKNGKPTPPLCNCGRRAKKLHVSNGGPNHGKGFFCCPVGKHEGNKKGCSYFKWEHALLKEKSNGLTLNADALTSLGTYASNLGNSSNKKHLSLRPSMRT, encoded by the exons ATGGCCACCAAGCGCCTGGCCAG gcagctggggctggcgCGGAGCAGCGGGCGGGGGCGGAgcagcgggcgggcggcggcgggacaGCGCTTCGCTTACCTCATCGTCGTCGACTTCGAGGCCACGTGCTGGCGGGACgcgcggcggcgcggccccgaGATCA TTGAGTTTCCCGCAGTCCTGTTAAACACTTCGACGGGGGAGATTGAATCTGAATTCCACACGTATGTCCAGCCCCAGGAGCATCCTCTTCTCTCTGAATTTTGTAGAGAGCTAACGGGCATCACGCAG AATCAGGTTGATGAAGGAGTCCCTCTCAACATTTGTTTATcgcagtttttaaaatggattcaAAAGAtacaaaaggagaagaaaattatatttagttCAGATATTCCAAGTCTTGCTGCTTCAGAAGCAAAACTGTGTACCTTTGTTACTTGGACAg ACTGGGACCTGGGTGTGTGTTTGCAGTATGAGTGTAAAAGGAAGCAGCTGCGaaaacctgacattttaaattcctGGATTGATCTCAAAGCAACATACAGG gcCTTCTATAATAGGAAGCCTAAAGGGCTAAGTGGTGCTCTGCAGGATTTGGGGATAGCTTTTGCAGGACGGGAACATTCTG GGTTGGATGATTCTCGGAATACTGCCCGTCTTGCGTGGAGGCTGATTTGTGATGGATGTGTGCTGAAGGTTACTAAATCTTTGGATAAG GCACATccaaagaataatttaatttccagaACACCGACTATAAACTTCATTGACAAGACTCCACTGGGAAGTAACAGCAGACCTGAAACATCTAGAGATGGAACTTGTGAAACAAACTCTCTGGCTGAGGAAAGCCAGAACGTTATTGCTGGAATTAAGATAAATTCTAATGTACAAACTGAAGAACAACAGACCACTTGCGTCGATTCCTCTGCAGACATCCGCCTTGTACCTAGGAGCAGCTCAAGGACCAAGTTATGTGCTCAAGCCCAAAGCTCTTCCACAGCATCTCCTGACggatttcctcttcctcttgcGCAGGCGCAGCAATCTCCCAGTACGGTATCAGCAGGCATTCGGCAAGTATTGGGCAAAGGGCACCCTCCGAGTATAGCCAGGTGTGGCCCTCCAGCATGCGGATCAGGACTAGTGCTCGTCTCCACTACCATCTCCTCAGTTAATATCTCCAGTGAGGATATCAGTACTACTTCCGATTGCTTATCGCTGCTGACTGACTGGGAAGATGTCGCTTTAATACCAGAATCTCAATATCAACAAAATTCAGCCTGTGTCAAAGATGACtcaaatacagatattttaacaGAGTTTGAAGAAAAACCAATTTCGAAACAATTGGCTGTGATGAGTTCAGATAATCATAGTATGGGGAGAACCGTAATACCTGTGGAACCCGTGAAATCTATTGTTTATAAAAGTCCTGATACTACTGTCTATAATGTAGGAACAGTACAAAGGCAGACTTcaaatttttcagcttttaagtCACCATCTGCAAAGGTCAATGCTATTTCAGCACAACCAGCATTAACTGGAAATTATTCTACTCCTTTGGAGATTCCTAAAAGAAAGCCAACTAGTCCAAAAATGTTCCCACCAGCAAAAAAACAGTCTTTTGCTATATATGAAGAGAAAACTGCATCTTTTGATCATTCCTTACCTGTAAGAAGTTCAAGTTTGCCCAAAGTGTCTCCCGCCATTCTGAACTCCACACTTGATTTGAATCAGTCTGTAAGAGctgtgaaaaatggaaaaccaaCTCCCCCTCTGTGCAACTGTGGTCGAAGAGCTAAAAAACTGCATGTGTCAAACGGTGGTCCAAATCATGGCAAAGGGTTCTTTTGTTGTCCTGTTGGCAAGCACGAAGGTAATAAGAAAGGTTGCAGCTACTTCAAGTGGGAGCATGCgcttctgaaagagaaatctaATGGTCTCACCCTGAATGCAGATGCTTTGACATCTCTTGGAACTTACGCCAGTAATTTAGGAAATTCTTCCAACAAAAAGCATTTGTCTCTTAGACCCTCTATGAGAACTTGA
- the ERI2 gene encoding ERI1 exoribonuclease 2 isoform X1, which yields MATKRLARQLGLARSSGRGRSSGRAAAGQRFAYLIVVDFEATCWRDARRRGPEIIEFPAVLLNTSTGEIESEFHTYVQPQEHPLLSEFCRELTGITQNQVDEGVPLNICLSQFLKWIQKIQKEKKIIFSSDIPSLAASEAKLCTFVTWTDWDLGVCLQYECKRKQLRKPDILNSWIDLKATYRKTVITICLEAFYNRKPKGLSGALQDLGIAFAGREHSGLDDSRNTARLAWRLICDGCVLKVTKSLDKAHPKNNLISRTPTINFIDKTPLGSNSRPETSRDGTCETNSLAEESQNVIAGIKINSNVQTEEQQTTCVDSSADIRLVPRSSSRTKLCAQAQSSSTASPDGFPLPLAQAQQSPSTVSAGIRQVLGKGHPPSIARCGPPACGSGLVLVSTTISSVNISSEDISTTSDCLSLLTDWEDVALIPESQYQQNSACVKDDSNTDILTEFEEKPISKQLAVMSSDNHSMGRTVIPVEPVKSIVYKSPDTTVYNVGTVQRQTSNFSAFKSPSAKVNAISAQPALTGNYSTPLEIPKRKPTSPKMFPPAKKQSFAIYEEKTASFDHSLPVRSSSLPKVSPAILNSTLDLNQSVRAVKNGKPTPPLCNCGRRAKKLHVSNGGPNHGKGFFCCPVGKHEGNKKGCSYFKWEHALLKEKSNGLTLNADALTSLGTYASNLGNSSNKKHLSLRPSMRT from the exons ATGGCCACCAAGCGCCTGGCCAG gcagctggggctggcgCGGAGCAGCGGGCGGGGGCGGAgcagcgggcgggcggcggcgggacaGCGCTTCGCTTACCTCATCGTCGTCGACTTCGAGGCCACGTGCTGGCGGGACgcgcggcggcgcggccccgaGATCA TTGAGTTTCCCGCAGTCCTGTTAAACACTTCGACGGGGGAGATTGAATCTGAATTCCACACGTATGTCCAGCCCCAGGAGCATCCTCTTCTCTCTGAATTTTGTAGAGAGCTAACGGGCATCACGCAG AATCAGGTTGATGAAGGAGTCCCTCTCAACATTTGTTTATcgcagtttttaaaatggattcaAAAGAtacaaaaggagaagaaaattatatttagttCAGATATTCCAAGTCTTGCTGCTTCAGAAGCAAAACTGTGTACCTTTGTTACTTGGACAg ACTGGGACCTGGGTGTGTGTTTGCAGTATGAGTGTAAAAGGAAGCAGCTGCGaaaacctgacattttaaattcctGGATTGATCTCAAAGCAACATACAGG AAAACAGTCATCACCATCTGTTTAGAG gcCTTCTATAATAGGAAGCCTAAAGGGCTAAGTGGTGCTCTGCAGGATTTGGGGATAGCTTTTGCAGGACGGGAACATTCTG GGTTGGATGATTCTCGGAATACTGCCCGTCTTGCGTGGAGGCTGATTTGTGATGGATGTGTGCTGAAGGTTACTAAATCTTTGGATAAG GCACATccaaagaataatttaatttccagaACACCGACTATAAACTTCATTGACAAGACTCCACTGGGAAGTAACAGCAGACCTGAAACATCTAGAGATGGAACTTGTGAAACAAACTCTCTGGCTGAGGAAAGCCAGAACGTTATTGCTGGAATTAAGATAAATTCTAATGTACAAACTGAAGAACAACAGACCACTTGCGTCGATTCCTCTGCAGACATCCGCCTTGTACCTAGGAGCAGCTCAAGGACCAAGTTATGTGCTCAAGCCCAAAGCTCTTCCACAGCATCTCCTGACggatttcctcttcctcttgcGCAGGCGCAGCAATCTCCCAGTACGGTATCAGCAGGCATTCGGCAAGTATTGGGCAAAGGGCACCCTCCGAGTATAGCCAGGTGTGGCCCTCCAGCATGCGGATCAGGACTAGTGCTCGTCTCCACTACCATCTCCTCAGTTAATATCTCCAGTGAGGATATCAGTACTACTTCCGATTGCTTATCGCTGCTGACTGACTGGGAAGATGTCGCTTTAATACCAGAATCTCAATATCAACAAAATTCAGCCTGTGTCAAAGATGACtcaaatacagatattttaacaGAGTTTGAAGAAAAACCAATTTCGAAACAATTGGCTGTGATGAGTTCAGATAATCATAGTATGGGGAGAACCGTAATACCTGTGGAACCCGTGAAATCTATTGTTTATAAAAGTCCTGATACTACTGTCTATAATGTAGGAACAGTACAAAGGCAGACTTcaaatttttcagcttttaagtCACCATCTGCAAAGGTCAATGCTATTTCAGCACAACCAGCATTAACTGGAAATTATTCTACTCCTTTGGAGATTCCTAAAAGAAAGCCAACTAGTCCAAAAATGTTCCCACCAGCAAAAAAACAGTCTTTTGCTATATATGAAGAGAAAACTGCATCTTTTGATCATTCCTTACCTGTAAGAAGTTCAAGTTTGCCCAAAGTGTCTCCCGCCATTCTGAACTCCACACTTGATTTGAATCAGTCTGTAAGAGctgtgaaaaatggaaaaccaaCTCCCCCTCTGTGCAACTGTGGTCGAAGAGCTAAAAAACTGCATGTGTCAAACGGTGGTCCAAATCATGGCAAAGGGTTCTTTTGTTGTCCTGTTGGCAAGCACGAAGGTAATAAGAAAGGTTGCAGCTACTTCAAGTGGGAGCATGCgcttctgaaagagaaatctaATGGTCTCACCCTGAATGCAGATGCTTTGACATCTCTTGGAACTTACGCCAGTAATTTAGGAAATTCTTCCAACAAAAAGCATTTGTCTCTTAGACCCTCTATGAGAACTTGA
- the ERI2 gene encoding ERI1 exoribonuclease 2 isoform X3, protein MATKRLARQLGLARSSGRGRSSGRAAAGQRFAYLIVVDFEATCWRDARRRGPEIIEFPAVLLNTSTGEIESEFHTYVQPQEHPLLSEFCRELTGITQAFYNRKPKGLSGALQDLGIAFAGREHSGLDDSRNTARLAWRLICDGCVLKVTKSLDKAHPKNNLISRTPTINFIDKTPLGSNSRPETSRDGTCETNSLAEESQNVIAGIKINSNVQTEEQQTTCVDSSADIRLVPRSSSRTKLCAQAQSSSTASPDGFPLPLAQAQQSPSTVSAGIRQVLGKGHPPSIARCGPPACGSGLVLVSTTISSVNISSEDISTTSDCLSLLTDWEDVALIPESQYQQNSACVKDDSNTDILTEFEEKPISKQLAVMSSDNHSMGRTVIPVEPVKSIVYKSPDTTVYNVGTVQRQTSNFSAFKSPSAKVNAISAQPALTGNYSTPLEIPKRKPTSPKMFPPAKKQSFAIYEEKTASFDHSLPVRSSSLPKVSPAILNSTLDLNQSVRAVKNGKPTPPLCNCGRRAKKLHVSNGGPNHGKGFFCCPVGKHEGNKKGCSYFKWEHALLKEKSNGLTLNADALTSLGTYASNLGNSSNKKHLSLRPSMRT, encoded by the exons ATGGCCACCAAGCGCCTGGCCAG gcagctggggctggcgCGGAGCAGCGGGCGGGGGCGGAgcagcgggcgggcggcggcgggacaGCGCTTCGCTTACCTCATCGTCGTCGACTTCGAGGCCACGTGCTGGCGGGACgcgcggcggcgcggccccgaGATCA TTGAGTTTCCCGCAGTCCTGTTAAACACTTCGACGGGGGAGATTGAATCTGAATTCCACACGTATGTCCAGCCCCAGGAGCATCCTCTTCTCTCTGAATTTTGTAGAGAGCTAACGGGCATCACGCAG gcCTTCTATAATAGGAAGCCTAAAGGGCTAAGTGGTGCTCTGCAGGATTTGGGGATAGCTTTTGCAGGACGGGAACATTCTG GGTTGGATGATTCTCGGAATACTGCCCGTCTTGCGTGGAGGCTGATTTGTGATGGATGTGTGCTGAAGGTTACTAAATCTTTGGATAAG GCACATccaaagaataatttaatttccagaACACCGACTATAAACTTCATTGACAAGACTCCACTGGGAAGTAACAGCAGACCTGAAACATCTAGAGATGGAACTTGTGAAACAAACTCTCTGGCTGAGGAAAGCCAGAACGTTATTGCTGGAATTAAGATAAATTCTAATGTACAAACTGAAGAACAACAGACCACTTGCGTCGATTCCTCTGCAGACATCCGCCTTGTACCTAGGAGCAGCTCAAGGACCAAGTTATGTGCTCAAGCCCAAAGCTCTTCCACAGCATCTCCTGACggatttcctcttcctcttgcGCAGGCGCAGCAATCTCCCAGTACGGTATCAGCAGGCATTCGGCAAGTATTGGGCAAAGGGCACCCTCCGAGTATAGCCAGGTGTGGCCCTCCAGCATGCGGATCAGGACTAGTGCTCGTCTCCACTACCATCTCCTCAGTTAATATCTCCAGTGAGGATATCAGTACTACTTCCGATTGCTTATCGCTGCTGACTGACTGGGAAGATGTCGCTTTAATACCAGAATCTCAATATCAACAAAATTCAGCCTGTGTCAAAGATGACtcaaatacagatattttaacaGAGTTTGAAGAAAAACCAATTTCGAAACAATTGGCTGTGATGAGTTCAGATAATCATAGTATGGGGAGAACCGTAATACCTGTGGAACCCGTGAAATCTATTGTTTATAAAAGTCCTGATACTACTGTCTATAATGTAGGAACAGTACAAAGGCAGACTTcaaatttttcagcttttaagtCACCATCTGCAAAGGTCAATGCTATTTCAGCACAACCAGCATTAACTGGAAATTATTCTACTCCTTTGGAGATTCCTAAAAGAAAGCCAACTAGTCCAAAAATGTTCCCACCAGCAAAAAAACAGTCTTTTGCTATATATGAAGAGAAAACTGCATCTTTTGATCATTCCTTACCTGTAAGAAGTTCAAGTTTGCCCAAAGTGTCTCCCGCCATTCTGAACTCCACACTTGATTTGAATCAGTCTGTAAGAGctgtgaaaaatggaaaaccaaCTCCCCCTCTGTGCAACTGTGGTCGAAGAGCTAAAAAACTGCATGTGTCAAACGGTGGTCCAAATCATGGCAAAGGGTTCTTTTGTTGTCCTGTTGGCAAGCACGAAGGTAATAAGAAAGGTTGCAGCTACTTCAAGTGGGAGCATGCgcttctgaaagagaaatctaATGGTCTCACCCTGAATGCAGATGCTTTGACATCTCTTGGAACTTACGCCAGTAATTTAGGAAATTCTTCCAACAAAAAGCATTTGTCTCTTAGACCCTCTATGAGAACTTGA